In Candidatus Hydrogenedentota bacterium, a single genomic region encodes these proteins:
- a CDS encoding aldolase produces the protein MDGKALKQALRAGRRVYGTCVVSPSPLWPAMIAGTGLDFVFIDTEHIPLERAEVSWMCQTFSARGLAPIVRIPLPDPYEACKVLDGGASGVVAPYLERVSDVQALRGAVKYRPLKGQRLDRVLAGEPLDDTLAAYLGNYAADKLMIVNIESVPAIDALDDILSVPDIDALLVGPHDLSISLGIPEQYQDSRFTRAITTIIEKGRAKGVGVGFHYSFGIQDAIAWARAGANFIVHSTDYFLVRDALRQDLDRFRDALGEERSGPGRDETVVV, from the coding sequence ATGGATGGCAAAGCCCTCAAACAGGCCCTCCGCGCCGGCAGGCGCGTCTACGGCACCTGCGTGGTGTCGCCGTCGCCGCTCTGGCCCGCGATGATCGCCGGTACCGGCCTCGATTTCGTCTTCATCGACACCGAGCATATTCCCCTGGAGCGCGCCGAAGTCTCCTGGATGTGCCAGACCTTCAGCGCGCGCGGGCTCGCGCCGATCGTCCGCATTCCGCTCCCCGATCCCTATGAGGCCTGCAAGGTGCTCGACGGCGGCGCGTCCGGCGTGGTGGCGCCTTACCTGGAGCGCGTCTCCGACGTGCAGGCGCTGCGCGGCGCGGTTAAGTACCGCCCGCTCAAGGGGCAGCGCCTCGATCGCGTGCTGGCGGGCGAGCCGCTCGATGATACCCTGGCGGCCTACCTCGGCAACTACGCCGCCGACAAGCTCATGATCGTGAACATCGAAAGCGTGCCCGCCATCGACGCGCTGGACGATATCCTGTCCGTGCCGGATATCGACGCGCTGCTCGTGGGCCCCCACGATCTTTCCATCAGCCTGGGGATCCCGGAGCAATACCAGGACTCGCGCTTCACCCGCGCCATTACGACCATCATCGAAAAGGGCCGGGCGAAGGGCGTGGGCGTCGGCTTCCACTATTCCTTCGGCATCCAGGACGCCATCGCCTGGGCGCGCGCCGGGGCGAACTTCATCGTCCACAGCACGGACTACTTTCTGGTGCGCGACGCGCTCCGCCAGGACCTCGACCGCTTCCGCGACGCCCTGGGCGAGGAGCGGAGCGGCCCCGGGCGCGACGAGACGGTCGTGGTATAG